Part of the Candidatus Methanogranum gryphiswaldense genome, CAGATAGGTCCTTGGCAGCGTACTTCTTGATCACTGCTGTGATGTTCTGTACAGCTTCTTTGGCTATGTCACCAAGACGTCCTGTTGCGATGAGTTGTCCGCCCTCCTTACGCTGTGCAGGGGTTACCTCTGCAACGATAGGGAGAACTATTCCCGAATACTCTGAAAGTCCTGAATCCGCGCCTATGGCCGCTAATCCATTGACCGAACCGACGGTCTGTCCTTCGGTATTGAATAGATGGTATGCTTCCATTCCCTCTATCTGACGGTCAGCGATCTGCTGTTCAAGTCCACGTGCTGAAAGCTTTGCATTCCTGACATCATCTACGGTGACGAATTCCGCGTGCCTGTTTACCGCAAGGTCACCAGCAACACGTATCAATCCTCCAAGCTCTCTGAGCCTGAGTGTCAATTTGCCCTTTCTGCCTGAACGGCGCTGAGCCTCCTTGATGATCTCTCCCACTGCATATTTATCGAAGTGGGGGATCTTCTCATCCTTGACGACCTCTTGCGCTACGAATCTTGCCAGCTTCATACGGTTATCCGAAGTGTCCACCATGGTATTGTTCATGAAGACCTCGTATCCGTATCCTCTTATCCTGGATCTGAGTGCGGGGTGCATTCCCTGTATTGCATCAAGGTTTCCTGCGCACACCAGGATGAAATCACAAGGTACTGGTTCAGACTTGACCAAGGCACCAGAAGACCTCTCGGACTGTCCGGTGATCGACATCTTCTTCTCCTGCATCGCAGTGAGTATTGCCTGCTGTGATTCCATTCTTAAGAGATTGATCTCATCGATGAACAGAACTCCTTTGTTGGCCTTGTGTATGTCTCCGGCCTCGAGCCTGTCGTGGGAGGGTGTTTCCAATCCTCCGCTCTGGAAGGGGTCATGCCTGACATCTCCTAAAAGTGCACCTGCATGGGTACCTGTAGCATCCACGAAAGGTGGCATATCTCCAGGTTCGTGACCCACTAGCACCTTAGGTACTATCATGGTCTCGATCTTCTGCCCCATCGGGTTCCTGAACAGCATTATGACTATCATAACACCGAACAAGGCGATTAGCAATACTGTGAAACCGTAAAGGAATGTTCCTATTATTCCCAAGATTATGATTGCTGCACAGACATAGAGGTACATGGAACTCTTCTGGTTCTTCATGGCCGCTGCCTGTGCCTTCTGTTCCGCAACTACAGCCTTACCCTTTCCTGCAGGGAAGGTCCTGATTCTGGGTTCGTTAACATCTTCCGGATTGTGGTATGCGACTACGTCCTGAAGATCTTCTTTGGGAAGATACTCCACCATCGAATTGGCCAGCATCGACTTACCGGTACCTGGCTCTCCAATGAGCATGACGTGTCTTTTCTGGGCCGATGCTTTCTTGATGATCTCGACAGCCTCGTCCTGACCGATGACACGGTCGGACATCTTCTTCGGTATCTCAATGTCCTTCGTGGACTTGAAAGCCTGGGCCTCTACCCATTCCTCGAGAGGTACGGTAGTTGGCTTTTCCTTTGCAACTGATCCTATATTATCCCCTCCATTTATCATTAGTTTGTTCTTGTATATAAAGGTAATTTTTACTTCTTTTTGGCAGCCAATTTCTTTTTATCTTCTCTTACCGCCAATAAGATTCCAACAACGATCGCTAGACCAATCGCTGCCATCAATGCCCACTCAATGTATGTGTTCTCATACCACGGATCAGAATCATATTTCGTTTCACTCAAAACAGGATAATCCATCAATACTCCACCATCGGATGTATACAGACCTGCCTGATGACTAGAATTGAAACTGTCTGCGGATATCAACATGTAAGCGTTATCCGATGATTTGTTCCATGTTACATCGATCGGATACCAACTTCCATTGCCCATAAGCACAACATTCCATGCATGTCCTTCCAACTCAGGGATCGAATACCCGATAATGGTGTAACAATCTATTCCATACTTATCACACAAGGCCTGGAATCCTTTGGAGAAACCATCACAGACTGCCAACTTGCTTGAGGATACCAGCGCACCGTATGCATCATGTGCATATGGGTCCTCGCTACTGGTACCAGCATTTGGATCGTATGTGAGCCTTCCGGTGAGATATGAATTTATGTTCCCGACCATGGTGCGAAGATCGGTACTGCCTACGCTGTACGCTTCTATCGCCTCATCAAGAGCGTCTATTTTCTCCTGAAGTTCATTTCTATCGGTGGTAGAGGTATCGTCAGCATAGTTCTCATCGATTATTGCGGTAAGAACCAGTTGCTCCAGACCGATCAATGTACCTGTCGTGATGAACGGAAGGGTCTCCTCAGACCATGAGACAGTACTGTCACCCCATGTACAGATCGCCAGCGGGTCATCCATCTCCATGGAATAGTAAGCTGCCTGAACAATGACCGCTACCTGCTCCATCAAATACTCCTCGGCCGCGGATTCATCCGTGCCTATCTGTGTATAGATGGCATTGGGCAGGTCCACCGTGACTGTTAGAGTATCAGCTGAATAAGCGTCTATCCCATCATAGACGGCCTTCTCGTTATCACTGAGTTGATCATAGAAAGAGGTGAATGTTGAATCATCATCCTCGGCCGTGACCGTACCTACGAATGCACACGTAAAAGATGCGAACATCATCGCAGATATGATAAGAACGGCAAATGCACTGCGTCTATAACTCATCGTACCTTCCATACCTTAATTGTTTATTAACCCTCCCGAGTAAAAAGGAGGTTATAAAGAAAATGGGTACTATATGTGGATTTAATTTACAAAATACGACCATTGTTAAGTACAATTGTAAACTTTTAACGTAGGCGAAAGGGTTTAGATCGATGATCGTTTGACATATCACATTAATAAGCAATGCGATATTCACTTCC contains:
- the lonB gene encoding ATP-dependent protease LonB; the protein is MINGGDNIGSVAKEKPTTVPLEEWVEAQAFKSTKDIEIPKKMSDRVIGQDEAVEIIKKASAQKRHVMLIGEPGTGKSMLANSMVEYLPKEDLQDVVAYHNPEDVNEPRIRTFPAGKGKAVVAEQKAQAAAMKNQKSSMYLYVCAAIIILGIIGTFLYGFTVLLIALFGVMIVIMLFRNPMGQKIETMIVPKVLVGHEPGDMPPFVDATGTHAGALLGDVRHDPFQSGGLETPSHDRLEAGDIHKANKGVLFIDEINLLRMESQQAILTAMQEKKMSITGQSERSSGALVKSEPVPCDFILVCAGNLDAIQGMHPALRSRIRGYGYEVFMNNTMVDTSDNRMKLARFVAQEVVKDEKIPHFDKYAVGEIIKEAQRRSGRKGKLTLRLRELGGLIRVAGDLAVNRHAEFVTVDDVRNAKLSARGLEQQIADRQIEGMEAYHLFNTEGQTVGSVNGLAAIGADSGLSEYSGIVLPIVAEVTPAQRKEGGQLIATGRLGDIAKEAVQNITAVIKKYAAKDLSEMDIHLQYVGTYDGVEGDSASITMATVILSAMEGIPIRQDMAMTGSLNVRGKVLPVGAVTAKLEAAARAGIKMAIIPADNAQDVMVAKKYFDTMEIYTVSNFRDVIEYAFIDCPKKTDYMEKLLPLSEDGKSHVKKIDPPVEYVKKHEEDVAPPKQEPVTVQPEKVESDVLVSEIVPNIGPNPQ